A portion of the Candidatus Methylomirabilota bacterium genome contains these proteins:
- a CDS encoding pyridoxamine 5'-phosphate oxidase family protein has product MTRSRGPALPAELVERLSQRDLQRRLGVALPFVTVDADGRPHPMLLSYLEVRAYDPGTLGLVILTTSRSARNLVERKAGTLLVIEPDAIAYVKARALDGPLPVEGGDEFGLGYFLLGVEDVLEDAATEWEGGMRITQATRYRPTPTLEEPWARVTLAALAAPRARA; this is encoded by the coding sequence ATGACGCGCAGTCGCGGCCCCGCGCTGCCCGCCGAGCTGGTGGAGCGCCTGTCGCAGCGCGATCTCCAGCGGCGGCTGGGCGTCGCGCTCCCGTTCGTGACCGTGGACGCCGACGGGCGGCCCCACCCGATGCTGCTGTCGTACCTGGAGGTGCGCGCGTATGATCCCGGCACCCTCGGCCTCGTGATCCTGACAACGAGCCGCAGCGCGCGCAACCTCGTGGAGCGCAAGGCCGGCACGCTCCTGGTGATCGAGCCCGACGCCATCGCCTACGTGAAGGCGCGCGCGCTGGACGGCCCCCTGCCGGTCGAGGGGGGCGACGAGTTCGGGCTCGGCTATTTCCTGCTCGGGGTCGAAGACGTGCTCGAGGACGCGGCCACCGAGTGGGAGGGCGGCATGCGCATCACCCAGGCCACCCGTTACCGGCCCACGCCCACGCTGGAGGAGCCCTGGGCGCGCGTCACGCTGGCGGCGCTGGCGGCGCCGCGGGCGCGGGCCTGA